One genomic window of Haloarchaeobius salinus includes the following:
- a CDS encoding chemotaxis protein CheC yields MSLMVDIRKLSFINEMAKVGTNGVADNMSKLTGEDAKMEVTKTNFIDIQDIKTQMDAGKRVGVRVRLMEPPHGHILILFPEASARKITALMLSDMVDDMSEVSGEMARSAVEELGNMMASGFIDGWADVLGRTIDIATPQLVYAPAGEIVERTAGLGGEDLALFFDSNLTVPSYDIDAEIYAFPNLEEFVEMVNGIEARPQ; encoded by the coding sequence ATGAGTCTGATGGTCGACATCCGGAAGCTGAGTTTCATCAACGAGATGGCCAAGGTCGGCACCAACGGGGTCGCCGACAACATGAGCAAACTGACGGGCGAGGACGCCAAGATGGAGGTGACGAAGACGAACTTCATCGACATCCAGGACATCAAGACCCAGATGGACGCCGGCAAGCGCGTCGGCGTCCGGGTCCGTCTGATGGAGCCCCCGCACGGGCACATCCTCATCCTGTTCCCGGAGGCGAGCGCCCGCAAGATCACGGCGCTCATGCTCTCCGACATGGTCGACGACATGTCCGAGGTCTCCGGCGAGATGGCGCGTTCCGCCGTCGAGGAGCTCGGCAACATGATGGCGTCGGGCTTCATCGACGGCTGGGCGGACGTGCTCGGACGCACCATCGACATCGCGACACCGCAGCTCGTGTACGCACCGGCCGGTGAGATCGTCGAACGGACCGCGGGCCTCGGCGGCGAGGACCTCGCGCTCTTCTTCGACTCCAATCTGACCGTCCCGAGCTACGACATCGACGCCGAAATCTACGCCTTCCCGAACCTCGAGGAGTTCGTGGAGATGGTCAACGGGATCGAAGCCAGGCCCCAATGA
- a CDS encoding chemotaxis protein CheA, translated as MDEYQRDFVQESEENITELNNALLELERDPADDAAMDRIFRMAHTLKGNAGAMGFERASNLAHAIEDLLEVVRSDQIEVTPDLMDEIFAGVDELDTMVDEVRAHGEIRTDPGDTIETIREVQEAATGVPTIGEPDDDAIEDAVAAAGDLVDEDHDVFHVRLAVDESGPVAHGSAVVDALADAFDLLGTVPDRETIAAGDYDGTFDAVFGSAVGEAAISAALDPVEPVAQARISEITEAYETARLEPEPVDAGDEEFDDLFDDDPGSSIDVDDAQDMSVDDLLSEFDEYDDLDAMVEEMDDVSGFDDLGDAGSFDDLDLGDDLEPGDKPAEDPLDDSFGGGLEEDISFEDDAVAAQAADAEPAEPVEDPDEEVDDAAATFAELKQEVDPVGFDELQDELDELEFDEYADEEEVGFDELLGEDFEESEDDFFGGDTEAAVGTDQDEVSVDDLVSDEDVAGFEESEAETPVEPDDPVEVEANDAVGAEASDPVEVEPTDAVEADASDVADSVDETDDATVDADAAADTAEADPVDDFGTDAFDDTDSGFDDGGFGEEFGGDEFELDAADPDDPATVDDAPPDSFETDTFEDDGFGSEPATTDADDGFDDPTDTASVDDVGTAVSDDDEDLDRVEVQQFELDEPAAEAETTTEVETGDFGTDTDDAGTSRPSASDYGGFGEVDVDGADGFDPAPEPETTGTDADAAAAADAADAEVSALDVDVDIQTLADEDGDAETDDEIQSIRVDVEQVDKLLNLVEGLVTSRVRLRRTAEEGADPDELDDELDELEDLTGELQDTVMDVRLVPVQMVANRLPRIVRDISREQDKDVEFEMHGEGVEVDRSILDRIGDPLVHIVRNAVDHGIEDPEEREAADKPRTGHVSLEVERARDQVVIEVEDDGRGLDADRLRDAAVDADVLTADEAADLSDEEAHELIFHPGLSTASEVTDVSGRGVGMDVVRSTVNDLDGSVSVESEPGEGTTIRMLLPVTVAIADVMFVTSGDEEFGVPVKDIQDIGDAAEISVEDGQEVVRAGDQSYPLVRLNEALETPGRARNGDGMLLRIRDEVRPVAVHCDQVRGQQEVVVKPFEGVLGGIPGLSGATVLGEGEVVNILDVKTL; from the coding sequence ATGGATGAGTACCAGAGAGACTTCGTCCAGGAGAGCGAAGAGAACATCACCGAGCTGAACAACGCGCTGCTCGAGTTGGAGCGCGACCCTGCAGACGACGCGGCCATGGACCGGATCTTCCGGATGGCCCACACGCTGAAGGGCAACGCGGGTGCGATGGGCTTCGAGCGCGCCTCGAACCTCGCACACGCCATCGAGGACCTGCTCGAGGTCGTCCGGTCCGATCAGATCGAGGTCACCCCCGACCTGATGGACGAGATCTTCGCGGGCGTCGACGAACTCGACACGATGGTCGACGAGGTCCGTGCCCACGGCGAGATCCGGACCGACCCAGGCGACACCATCGAGACCATCCGCGAAGTGCAGGAGGCGGCGACGGGCGTCCCCACCATCGGGGAGCCCGACGACGACGCCATCGAGGACGCCGTCGCGGCCGCCGGGGACCTCGTCGACGAGGACCACGACGTGTTCCACGTCCGCCTCGCGGTCGACGAGTCCGGCCCCGTCGCCCACGGCAGCGCGGTCGTGGACGCACTCGCGGACGCGTTCGACCTCCTCGGGACGGTACCCGACCGGGAGACCATCGCCGCCGGCGACTACGACGGCACCTTCGACGCCGTCTTCGGGAGCGCGGTCGGCGAGGCCGCCATCTCGGCGGCGCTCGACCCTGTCGAGCCGGTCGCACAGGCCCGGATCAGCGAGATCACCGAGGCGTACGAGACCGCCCGTCTCGAGCCGGAGCCCGTCGACGCCGGCGACGAGGAGTTCGACGACCTGTTCGACGACGACCCCGGGAGCAGCATCGACGTCGACGACGCACAGGACATGAGCGTCGACGACCTCCTCTCGGAGTTCGACGAGTACGACGACCTCGACGCCATGGTCGAGGAGATGGACGACGTCTCCGGCTTCGACGACCTCGGCGACGCGGGCTCGTTCGACGACCTCGACCTCGGGGACGACCTCGAACCCGGCGACAAGCCGGCCGAGGACCCCCTCGACGACAGCTTCGGTGGGGGCCTCGAGGAAGACATCTCCTTCGAGGACGACGCGGTCGCGGCGCAGGCGGCGGACGCGGAGCCGGCCGAGCCCGTCGAGGACCCCGACGAGGAGGTCGACGACGCCGCGGCGACGTTCGCGGAGCTCAAACAGGAGGTCGACCCGGTCGGCTTCGACGAGCTCCAGGACGAACTCGACGAGCTCGAGTTCGACGAGTACGCGGACGAGGAGGAGGTCGGCTTCGACGAGCTGCTCGGCGAGGACTTCGAGGAGTCCGAGGACGACTTCTTCGGCGGCGACACCGAGGCCGCCGTCGGGACCGACCAGGACGAGGTCTCCGTCGACGACCTCGTCAGCGACGAGGACGTCGCGGGCTTCGAGGAGAGCGAGGCCGAGACGCCGGTCGAACCTGACGACCCGGTCGAGGTCGAAGCCAACGACGCTGTCGGGGCAGAAGCGAGCGACCCGGTCGAGGTCGAGCCCACCGATGCCGTCGAGGCCGACGCGTCCGACGTGGCCGACTCGGTCGACGAGACCGACGACGCCACCGTCGACGCCGACGCTGCAGCGGATACAGCCGAGGCGGACCCCGTCGACGACTTCGGGACCGACGCGTTCGACGATACGGACTCCGGGTTCGACGACGGCGGCTTCGGCGAGGAGTTCGGCGGTGACGAGTTCGAACTCGACGCCGCAGACCCCGACGATCCGGCGACCGTCGACGACGCACCCCCTGACTCGTTTGAGACGGACACCTTCGAGGACGACGGCTTCGGGTCCGAACCCGCAACCACCGACGCCGACGACGGCTTCGACGACCCCACCGACACGGCATCGGTCGACGATGTCGGGACCGCCGTGTCCGACGACGACGAGGACCTCGACCGCGTCGAGGTCCAGCAGTTCGAACTCGACGAACCCGCTGCGGAGGCCGAGACGACCACCGAGGTCGAGACCGGCGACTTCGGCACGGACACCGACGACGCCGGGACGTCCCGGCCGAGCGCCAGCGACTACGGCGGCTTCGGCGAGGTCGACGTCGACGGCGCGGACGGCTTCGACCCGGCACCGGAGCCGGAGACCACCGGGACCGATGCCGACGCGGCCGCTGCGGCCGACGCGGCCGACGCCGAGGTCTCCGCGCTCGACGTCGACGTGGACATCCAGACGCTCGCGGACGAGGACGGCGACGCCGAGACCGACGACGAGATCCAGTCCATCCGCGTCGACGTCGAGCAGGTCGACAAGCTGCTCAACCTCGTCGAGGGCCTGGTCACCAGCCGCGTCCGTCTCCGGCGGACTGCCGAGGAGGGGGCCGACCCCGACGAACTCGACGACGAGCTCGACGAGCTGGAGGACCTGACGGGCGAGCTCCAGGACACTGTCATGGACGTCCGCCTGGTGCCGGTCCAGATGGTCGCGAACCGGCTGCCGCGCATCGTGCGCGACATCTCCCGCGAGCAGGACAAGGACGTCGAGTTCGAGATGCACGGCGAGGGCGTCGAGGTCGACCGGTCCATCCTGGACCGCATCGGCGACCCGCTCGTCCACATCGTGCGGAACGCGGTGGACCACGGCATCGAGGACCCCGAGGAGCGGGAGGCCGCGGACAAGCCCCGCACCGGCCACGTCTCGCTCGAGGTCGAGCGTGCACGCGACCAGGTCGTCATCGAGGTCGAGGACGACGGTCGGGGGCTCGACGCGGACCGGCTCCGCGACGCGGCGGTCGACGCCGACGTGCTCACCGCGGACGAGGCAGCCGACCTGTCCGACGAGGAGGCCCACGAGCTGATCTTCCACCCCGGCCTCTCGACGGCCTCGGAGGTGACCGACGTCTCCGGGCGCGGTGTCGGGATGGACGTCGTCAGGAGCACCGTCAACGACCTCGACGGTTCCGTCTCCGTCGAGAGCGAACCTGGCGAGGGGACGACCATCCGGATGCTGCTTCCGGTCACCGTCGCCATCGCCGACGTGATGTTCGTCACCTCCGGCGACGAGGAGTTCGGCGTCCCGGTCAAGGACATCCAGGACATCGGCGACGCGGCCGAGATATCCGTCGAGGACGGCCAGGAGGTCGTCCGCGCCGGCGACCAATCGTACCCGCTCGTCCGGCTGAACGAAGCGCTCGAGACGCCGGGCAGAGCGAGAAACGGTGACGGCATGCTGTTGCGCATCCGCGACGAGGTCCGCCCCGTGGCGGTCCACTGCGATCAGGTTCGCGGCCAGCAGGAGGTCGTCGTGAAGCCCTTCGAGGGCGTCCTCGGAGGCATCCCCGGGCTGAGCGGTGCGACAGTGCTGGGCGAAGGTGAGGTAGTCAACATCCTTGACGTGAAGACACTATGA
- the cheB gene encoding chemotaxis-specific protein-glutamate methyltransferase CheB, translated as MTSVLVVDDSQFMRTVIGNILADNGYEVEHASDGKRAVKAVEEHQPDIVTMDVQMPGMNGIDAVSEIMSTNPTPILMVSAHTDSGADATLDALAEGAVDFLTKPSGEVSPDIASLSDRLVEKCEAVERADISSVATAERTAVAGAGGSVAADAESTRQYVDHPTVVIGASTGGPKLVERIVRDLPLALDAKVLVVQHMPESFTERLAARLDRFTPYDVREASDGEAVDDGDVIIAKGGFHMEVTSNVAGRLRIRLTDGERRHGVRPSIDVTMETAAERAKDPLCGVTLTGMGRDGAAGIEAIKAAGGTTIAQDEETSPVFGIPKQAIETGCVDRVLPADEIAAGICSTFTQEGQTHG; from the coding sequence ATGACGAGCGTGCTCGTTGTCGACGATTCGCAGTTCATGCGGACTGTCATCGGCAACATCCTCGCCGACAACGGGTACGAGGTCGAACACGCCAGCGACGGGAAACGGGCCGTGAAGGCGGTCGAGGAGCACCAGCCGGACATCGTCACGATGGACGTGCAGATGCCCGGAATGAACGGAATCGACGCCGTCAGCGAGATCATGTCGACGAACCCGACACCGATTCTGATGGTCAGCGCCCACACCGACAGCGGCGCTGACGCGACGCTCGACGCACTGGCGGAGGGCGCTGTCGACTTCCTCACGAAGCCGAGCGGCGAGGTGTCACCGGACATCGCCAGCCTCTCGGACCGCCTCGTCGAGAAGTGCGAGGCCGTCGAGCGGGCCGACATCTCGTCGGTCGCGACGGCCGAGCGGACCGCGGTCGCCGGCGCTGGCGGCTCGGTCGCGGCCGACGCGGAGTCGACACGGCAGTACGTCGACCACCCGACGGTCGTCATCGGCGCGTCGACGGGCGGGCCCAAGCTCGTCGAGCGCATCGTGCGGGACCTCCCGCTCGCGCTCGACGCGAAGGTGCTCGTCGTCCAGCACATGCCGGAGTCGTTCACGGAGCGCCTCGCGGCCCGGCTCGACCGGTTCACCCCCTACGACGTGCGCGAGGCGAGCGACGGCGAAGCGGTCGACGACGGCGACGTCATCATCGCGAAGGGGGGCTTCCACATGGAGGTCACCTCGAACGTCGCTGGCCGACTGCGCATCCGACTCACCGATGGCGAACGGCGTCACGGTGTCCGGCCCTCTATCGACGTGACGATGGAGACCGCCGCCGAGCGGGCCAAGGACCCGCTCTGTGGTGTCACGCTGACCGGGATGGGCAGGGACGGCGCAGCCGGCATCGAGGCCATCAAGGCCGCCGGCGGCACGACGATCGCCCAGGACGAGGAGACGAGCCCCGTGTTCGGCATCCCGAAGCAGGCGATCGAGACGGGCTGTGTCGACCGGGTGCTCCCGGCGGACGAGATCGCCGCGGGCATCTGCTCGACGTTCACCCAGGAGGGTCAGACGCATGGATGA